TGACTCTACAACTGcaagactgagctcaagcttccatgcgaatgctcgtgacttctcttttcttcttccttcacgattcttttataacaacgacgtgcgactttttggtccccgcacaggactccaaccccttttcccacaggaaacttaagcttctgatgataactggaagctactgctctaaaatccttcagggctggtcgtcctagaatttcattatacgctgacggggtatctactacagtgaaggctatcatctttgttacccgccgagaatcagtccccaaggataggggaagaacaatctgacccaaaggcaagatgacgtgttctgcaaacccatacagcggggtggatattgactcaaactcaaatcctcccatcttcatttgatccaacgtgctcttgaacgttcacggagcttccattatcagtaaatattctcgccacatcataattaGCAATGGTGGTCgttaccaccaaggcatcgttatgtggagtcacaacgcctcggaggtcttccggcccaaagctgatgacggggtcttgtggtaagtctgcatccctatatatctcaaagttctccaaccttctcccatgtgccttccAATCTCGCCCAGAGTCTCCGTCAGTAacaccccccgagatcatatgaatcattcctctcgtagggtggttatcctcattcattcccctcctcggttcgacgagctcctgagggacatcttgacatcgaccttcccctctctgctctccgatcctctgatttatccatggagggccttgaccacgcctagggggcgagcgagacctttgtcgactcctgaatgaggatccttctcgtctatcccgtgaaggcaatctagcactgcacccaacccttcgcgacttctcccacctccctgcgtgctccctcacctccatcacctcgtcccgactcctatccaggggaacatgggatgagaattgtcttctactactagttctgtcttcctctctttcccccgcacccctcttccttcctcctttctccgctccctcaactctacttcctccgggccggctctccatccttctgtaccgttgggcatcttccaagtttacatatttctcagctcgagccaacagatcatcatagctcaacggaggcttcttgaccagcgacttgaaaaactcccctcccctcagtccttgtgtgaaggcacttatcataatgtcaggggtagccgctggtatttccagcgctgcactgttgaaacgctggacaaattctcgcaaagtttcattcttttgctgtttcatcacgaacaagctcaaataatttttctggtgcctcttgctgctagcaaatcggtgcaagaaggcagctgagaagttctcaaaagaacgtatagagctgggctgcaaagtgttaaaccactgctgggctgacctcaccaacgtgcccagaaacaccctgcacctgactccatccgaatattggtgcaacagagccacattctcaaacctccccaagtgttcctcggggtcagtatgtccatcgtactctcctacattcgactgtcgaaaatttggaggaagtccttcttctaaaatggctagtgaaaagggacttcctctcttgggtgccggcgctctgcttcccaactgctgcctcaacatctGTATCTCCCTCCATATCTCTTCTATCTCACTTACTTCCCTACTTTGGTGGGGCTGTGTCTCTTCGATTCTGCTCTGCTGGCCCTCAACATTttcctctcgctcctggcgagtggcCTGCTCTTCAATGAACACAGATTCTTGGTTCCTCTTCATAGCCTCATCTActgtccgagtgataaattgacccaactgttccagggtcaagttccccacattttcattaggacggggttgctcgaccctggtctcttgacgaggttgttcagtTCTTGTCTCCTGATGGGGTTGTTCCTGCCTCGCCTCAGCATGAgactgttcgggtcccctctgagaACGCGATGACGCTGAGCTAACTCTTCTACTCCCTCTTctccctaccatctctacgtctcaactcaaatgttcccacagacggcgccaagtgatactcacgggaaatttagggtccgatctacgcaagcgtcactaatccagacacgggcttcaaaattaccctgggcctgaaatcacaagtaagaccgttaggagggggccaggagggtgtcccggcgtagcccctccgacgctcaagtcagagactgaggatatatggggggagcagctaagggcgctgctgaaaacaatatagtgaattcaataatcatacgctccaacctggtatttataggagaatacctgggcttgtcatgggccattcacctgtgggccttaATGATGGGCCGAGAATTGATGGGCTCATCCCTGGGtatcatatataaatattatcttTGTTGTTTTTTGGTGTAGGCTATGAAAACATACAGGACTGTGGAATCTGAAGTCAACTTATTATAAGTCACTCAGAAATGCCAGTTAATTCTCCAAACAGGCATCCAAAACTTACAACGAGCAATAACAAGGAATAGCcacacaaaattcaaaattacccCTCTTTGAATTCTTCTAAGGACACCTGCTATATCCAAATGACCATCTTCAGAAAATGATGCATTCCATCTTCTTGGACTGAATAAGAGTGCTAACCTCTAATTATAGAATATAATGGGTATTTTCTATTTAAAGTAAAACTTCAATATATCGATAGTGGTTATGATCTCCGCATCACATGtattattatatattgattatctaaaagagaacgtaaaaaaaattaaaggatTCACATCGGAAAATTAGTTGATTTAGAAGAAGAGCAACTGCATGGCCCTTAGATACCGTGAATTATTGTCGAGTATGCTTCCACAAGTTACATTTCTTTAAAGATTTGACAAATGATTCTGGACAGTTGAATAACGGCCGTATCACCCTTAGAGCTCTAACAGATATATCCTTTAAATATGAAACATTTCAAGGACAAAAATATCAAACTTGAAACTTAGGAGACGTGCATATTTTTAAACAATCATGTGTTACCAGCTACCAAGTAAAATGCATTGTCAATAACTGCAGAGGAAAGCTAATATAAATTGAACTGTAtgcaagaaaaaaataaaaacaaggcAAGAAACTAAAACATCTTCCTGCAATACATCCAGACAGAGATCATATCCAATGTCTGACGCAGACAGCTCAATTACTAATCAAATTAGAAAAATGGGAAAATCCAAGCGCATAACAGTTCTTCCATACCCGAGCCTTAAATCTAGTCCTGGGAGCATCGCCTTGACATTCGGGTCTAATAGGATAGTAAGCATCCAACTCCTCAACCGCCGAGCTAAAAAACATCCTGCCGCAACGAGGATCCAAAATTACCAGCAATCACTCGCACACATCGTTACAATCAAGAAACAATGAAAACGACACAAAtgaaaaaatacataaaataaaaattcaaccgGTGCCTACCCATCTTTCTTGCACATGATGAACATGGAGTTCCCCGTGTATTGCAAATTACTTATAATAGACTCCAAAAACTGAACACTCTGCACAACCAGATAACGTTcaatgatgacaaataaattgGGATCCAGCACAATTTCTTCGAATAGAAACACATATTTCCTCCCCAAATTTATAACAATATCGTGCCACGCACGTCAGATCAGGGCAAAAAGAGACAGCGAAATCGGACGCATGGacatatttaaaattcaaatcgAACCTTTTGATTTGCAGTAAAGAATATTGCGGAAACTTTACCGTTTCACGAAGAAAAATTCTAAGATGCAGCTTTTACGACATTGAATTTGTCAAGATTCAAAAATTTATTAGTAAATTGCATGCTGACCAATAAAGACTGTCCTTTGGGAAGGACGCCCCCAACGGCAACGGTAATAACTAATAAGAGCTTGTTAGATTCTCTCTTGCCAgaaattatttctaattttttttataaatattttaaaatttatgggTTTAGTTTTAATACATAAAATCAGTGAAACATTGGAGTAAACAAAATATAGGGCTAAGATTATAAACTCTTTAAAGTATATACCAAACAATTTAGGATCTTATAATCTCTAAATACTTGTTTGGTAGAAAAGTTTAGTCGAATTTATaggatataaataaataaatacccACAAAAAATGGGAGACCTACTCTTCATTTGACAAAAGCttatatgagacggtctcacaagtcgtattttgtgagacgaatctcttataaTTGGATagatgattattattattatttaaattgagaAGATTTGTTATAATTGAATGGAAAACTCGAGATCATATTCTAAATTTGAGATATTAATGAATTTAAGAAGTCAAAATCATGACATGTGTCCGATGAAAAACTGCAATAAAGTAATTCACATAAATACATAAATCTAAAGAATAACCTGATGTATTTGTGGATAAGCCTAAGTTTGTTGAAAAACGAACTTCTTTGGGAAATTTCATcgtcatgtaataaaataagtTTTGTCGTATATCTTGGCTAGAGCTAGCGAAGTCCTTGATGTTTGATGAATTATTGAGAAtatcattaaaaaatttaaagatataaactaattttaatatttatgacAATACAACGTTTGATGCAATCGAGATTTATggatcaaatttaaatttagcCCAACTTAAGCCCAGTCGAGAACAACACATGCAAGCCCAAAAATCTACTCATTCTGAGCTAACCCTAATCCAATTGTTTCTCTCCCGCAGGCTCCCACGTGCAACACCTCCGCAGCAGACAAGAGTGATCGCCGAAAATGGTGAGTTCCCCAAAAGCTTCCTCTCCCGTACAATAGGCCGGAGGCTTTCAGTTATGTTTGATATGTATTCTGTGCGAtgatttttttgtataattttcgACTCGAGTTCAGTATACCTGATTTGTTGAAATGTTTTCGGTAATGTGTAGCCGTTCAAAAGGTATGTGGAGATTGGGAGGGTGGCGTTAGTCAACTACGGGAAGGACTACGGCAAGCTTGTCGTCATTGTCGACGTCATCGACCAGAACAGAGTGTGTATATTCCGTTTACTTGCTTTCTACTGCGATCATTTTTATGGGATGCTTCGGATTGCTGCTAGTTGTTTTTGCTAAATATTGGATTTGGATTAAAATTTTGGTTGGATTCATGCTATGAATGTTTTTTATTTGCTTTCTGCTGGTTGCTGTAGATTTTATATCAGTCGAGCTGAATTAGTAGCTCTAGTTGTTACTTTATCTTATTGCACGAAAAGCCTTAATCAGGAATTAGCATATGTGTCTTTTTCATTTGTTGAATTTGAGGAGCTTATGAGGCATTGGCGTTGCTTTGGTATTGACAAGTTCAGTGTTCAATTTTGAATGAAGAAAATGTTGACTAGTTTTCTTGTTTTGCTTGATTGATTTATCAAAGGGCACTCGCATTTCAGCTACAGTGCTACACCCTACTCTCCTGGTGTTGGAAGGGATTGGATTTCGATTTAGTAGGATGATTCCTATTTGTTCGATAATATCGAGTAATATTGATCGATTTTAATTTTTGATCCGGATGAGTTTATCCAAATGACAGGCTCTAGTGGATTCGCCCGACATGGTACGAAGTCAAATGAATTTCAAGAGGCTTTCGCTTACTGACATCAAGATTGATATCAAAAGGGTGCCAAAGAAGAAAACACTTATTGCTGCTATGGAAGCTGCTGGTGTGTATTACTCGATGTTTTATAGCTAGTATATATTTGTCTGTTTGATGTTGTTAGACATATCTATCTTAAAATTGTTTCATGAGTGGTGTATGCGATATGATGAAAATGCATTTTTGTGAAAGAAACATAGACTATGTGGATATTTTACAATAGtcaaacatttccagaaaacacAAGCGAATATAGCACTTGCATTACTTgatttcatttattttaatttgaagTGTGGTGTCGTTTCTTGCAGATGTCAAGGGCAAGTGGGAAAAGAGTTCATGGGGGAGGAAGTTGATCGTGCAAAAGAGAAGGGCGACCTTGAATGATTTTGATAGATTCAAATTAATGTTGGCCAAAATCAAGGTACACACAATCTTTGTGCTACCATAGCTTTTTCTTAGTATCATTCACGTATGCTTTGTTAAGGAAAATGACTAAAACAAGGAATCTGAATTGAATAACACTTACCTCCCAAAAGTTAAACCGAAATTATCTGAAAAGGGTAGTCACCACTTAAACATTAAACCGGAATTTTTCCAATGGAAAGTATATTTAGCAGAAAGGTGATCTTTCTGGCATAGGAGTCTTAACCGTCTGTTACTGTGAAACTACAGAGAGCAGGAGTTGTGAGGCAAGAGCTTGCAAAGCTTAAGAAAGATATTGCGGCGTAAGTTCTAggttttatgatttttggaatgaTTTTGGAAAGTTATGTTCCTTTTGAGCTGTTCTTGTTAAATCACGTTATACTTTCAGTTTTATGTATGCCGTTAAATTCTGTTCCTCCGGTATTTAATTTGATGCCGTGCAAGAAATGAGAGTAGATAGTGGTTTTGGAAGTTGGTCAAATTCAATAGACAAATTCAGAAATTCGAGGAGTTTGAAGTTATATCATTACTAATTTGGGTATATTCATCTTTAGATTTGTTTTTGCGGGTAAAAATCACGTAATAAACTCTCTTTattaatgtaatttttttacaagagtaatatgatatttttaagtgAAGTATATGTTAACTCAAATTGATTGTCCTAAGTTATTCACTGTTTAAGTTGATGTAATACAAGATCTTATATTCGTGGTTTATAAatcaagtttttattttttcggaTATGAGTCAACGGATCAAATGTCACGGGTCATGGGTTTGGGTGTGTTCGTcccatgtatatatatgtatactttgtatatatatatattatgtacaTATATTTACACTGTatacactatatatatatatatatatatatattatgtatattatattaaatatacatTCGGTACATATATACACTCATAAtaattaataagatataaatatATCTCATGTCCCGATATCTTCTCTAGGTTTTTATCGACCATACAACTCTCATATTATATTTAAAGAGaaacatatataaaattatttgtgtataatttttaaattcaatCACAATTACTGTAAATATGAAATTGATATAAATCTTAGTTAGATATATAT
This window of the Primulina tabacum isolate GXHZ01 chromosome 4, ASM2559414v2, whole genome shotgun sequence genome carries:
- the LOC142541745 gene encoding large ribosomal subunit protein eL14z-like yields the protein MPFKRYVEIGRVALVNYGKDYGKLVVIVDVIDQNRALVDSPDMVRSQMNFKRLSLTDIKIDIKRVPKKKTLIAAMEAADVKGKWEKSSWGRKLIVQKRRATLNDFDRFKLMLAKIKRAGVVRQELAKLKKDIAA